The following coding sequences lie in one Montipora foliosa isolate CH-2021 chromosome 11, ASM3666993v2, whole genome shotgun sequence genomic window:
- the LOC137975893 gene encoding HAUS augmin-like complex subunit 7 — protein sequence MAAAEREKLLNIRSRLEQLGCPYLEGVEDSWIEELLFKPGEPRLRLLQWSLAKFDPTIYNLVENQQSEGLGRNDSRLQKLLFASHLLGLCKSDDIELIQGNRSRKKQAVFWENLLDIVSTVETPVRATSLSFARATLEDQFKNDCYFFDALCRQENLQDVFVSKVQLFPPDLLRSTSGLEQKKIPEEKHLISVTEKLANELEEQSKQLDELRANAPLCDADAITVEKVSKTLSLSLTTMAQVVSGFLHCFETEMKPWCRRPVPSLSEVGPEFSRVHSLLLKYTELLQGLEKIRSSYGHICKNNEAKITRRERSNSDLINQKELRTLQNCLSVLEDSLQRIKETEQ from the exons ATGGCGGCTGCCGAGAGGGAAAAATTGCTTAATATAAGGTCAAGATTAGAG CAACTTGGGTGCCCATATTTAGAGGGAGTTGAAGATTCTTGGATAGAGGAACTTCTCTTTAAACCAGGAGAGCCAAGACTGAGACTCTTACAATGGAGTTTAGCAAA GTTTGACCCAACTATCTACAACCtggtggagaaccaacaaagtgaGGGTCTTGGCCGAAATGACTCTCGACTCCAAA AGCTACTCTTTGCAAGCCACCTCTTGGGACTTTGCAAGAGTGATGACATTGAATTGATACAG GGAAACAGATCCAGGAAAAAACAAGCTGTGTTCTGGGAAAATCTTTTGGATATTGTCAGCACTGTTGAGACACCAGTCAGGGCAACAAG TTTGTCATTTGCTCGAGCCACTTTAGAAGATCAGTTCAAGAATGATTGCTATTTTTTTGATGCCCTCTGCCGTCAAGAAAACCTTCAGGATGTTTTTGTGTCCAAAGTTCAACTCTTTCCTCCTGATTTGCTGAGATCTACATCTGGACTTGAACAAAAAAA AATACCAGAGGAAAAGCACTTGATATCTGTGACCGAAAAACTGGCCAATGAATTAGAGGAACAAAGCAAGCAATTAGACGAGCTCAGAGCAAAT GCCCCATTGTGTGATGCTGATGCCATTACGGTTGAAAAAGTTAGCAAAACTCTTTCGCTATCACTCACCACTATGGCTCAAGTTGTGTCTGGATTTCTTCATTGCTTTGAAACTGAGATGAAGCCCTGGTGTAGAAGGCCAGTGCCTTCATTGTCAG aaGTTGGACCAGAGTTCAGCAGAGTGCATTCGCTCCTTCTGAAATACACAGAG TTGCTTCAAGGATTAGAAAAGATTAGGTCTTCTTATGGCCACATCTGCAAAAACAATGAAGCAAAAATCACCAGAAGAGAAAGGAGTAACTCCG ATCTTATCAACCAGAAAGAGCTACGAACACTCCAGAACTGTTTAAGTGTTCTTGaagattcacttcaaagaatTAAGGAAACGGAGCAATAA
- the LOC137975896 gene encoding aquaporin-4-like, producing the protein MQALDTHALRKRELWIAVGGEFVATTIFVFLVCGSTLNWQDTGCAVLRISLTAGLSITTLALVIGHLSGGLMNPAVNTALLVARKITVIEGALYTVAQFCGGILGAALLYGLTPSTVRGGLGVTAPAENLHGAQSFGIELLLTFVLVLSIFGATDRGKNHHGYEIPLCIGLCVFICHMVGIPFTGCSMNPARSFGPALIMNSWKHHWVYWVGPFPGAIMAALLYEHIFSTSKMAVTPA; encoded by the exons ATGCAAGCCCTCGATACTCACGCGCTCAGAAAGCGCGAATTATGGATAGCTGTCGGAGGAGAGTTTGTCGCCACcaccatttttgtttttctggttTGTGGCTCGACCTTAAACTGGCAGGACACTGGTTGTGCAGTTCTTCGTATTTCACTGACTGCTGGGTTAAGTATCACTACCTTAGCTCTGGTGATTGGTCATTTAAGTGGCGGGTTGATGAATCCCGCAGTAAACACAGCATTGTTGGTTGCGCGAAAAATTACCGTAATCGAAGGGGCCCTCTACACAGTCGCTCAATTTTGTGGAG GTATTTTAGGCGCAGCACTATTATATGGCCTAACACCCTCAACTGTAAGAGGAGGACTGGGAGTGACCGCTCCTGCAGAAAACCTTCATGGTGCACAGTCATTTGGAATTGAGCTTTTACTCACGTTTGTATTGGTTCTTAGCATATTTGGCGCCACTGATCGGGGCAAGAACCACCATGGATATGAAATTCCCCTGTGCATTGGGTTGTGTGTGTTCATTTGTCACATGGTTGGG ATTCCCTTTACAGGATGCAGTATGAATCCTGCGCGGTCGTTTGGACCGGCTCTGATAATGAACTCTTGGAAACACCATTGG GTGTATTGGGTTGGTCCTTTTCCTGGCGCGATCATGGCCGCGCTACTCTACGAGCACATTTTCTCTACATCCAAGATGGCAGTAACTCCAGCTTAA